In Candidatus Bathyarchaeota archaeon, the genomic window CTCTAGATGTAAAGACTAAAGAGTTGATTGCACTGGCAGCAGGGATCGTAAGGCATTGCGAATGGTGCATCGCATACCACGTGAAGGGGGCGAGGGATGCAGGGGCTACAAGAGACGAGATCCTAGAAGCCGCATGGGTAGCGGTTATGATGGATGGGACCCCTGGACTGGCACACCTGGTCCCAGTACTACAGGCGATGGAGGATTTCATAGTCGAATAGCAGGAAAGGGTTGGGTTTAGGAGAAAAACTCCCTGAATATTATTTGTATTTTTAAAATTCCAAGGCGGCTTAAGCCTTAGATGGGCTCAGCTAGGCTCTCTCAACCGGGCTTCAGCGTCGATCCTCCTCTGTCTACATGCGTTCTCTCTCGTGCCCTCTCATACCCTCATTAGCGCTAAAGAACTTAGATTTCTCGGAGTTTTTGTGAAAGCTAAAAGTATCTTCCACAGAGCCGAAAGGCTTTTTAAATAAGGAATATACAAAAGGTGTGATAATTA contains:
- a CDS encoding carboxymuconolactone decarboxylase family protein, which translates into the protein MERVNEFQRALVQLRRQNPEKVSAILDLIRKVEEKGALDVKTKELIALAAGIVRHCEWCIAYHVKGARDAGATRDEILEAAWVAVMMDGTPGLAHLVPVLQAMEDFIVE